The nucleotide window TATTTAAAACGATGATCAATGACCGGGTTATTGTTCCTTTGGATGTTCCTACTCTAGAAGAGGCGATCGCTTTATTGGATCTACTCCCAAGGGTCAGCTTTTGGAAAGTGGGGCTAGAATTATTTGTTAGTGCCGGGCCAAGTATTCTAGAAATCCTCAAAGAACGAGAAAAACGGATTTTTTTAGATTTAAAATTCCATGATATCCCCAATACGGTGGCCGGTGCTTGCCGGAGTGCGACTAAATACGGGGTTGATTTACTCACGCTTCATGCTACGGCAGGACGAAAAGCCCTCTCTCAGGCAGTTGAAGCCATTTCTACTGGGGATAAACCCCCTAAATTACTTGCCATTTCCTTGCTAACCAGTATAA belongs to Gloeothece citriformis PCC 7424 and includes:
- the pyrF gene encoding orotidine-5'-phosphate decarboxylase, with product MINDRVIVPLDVPTLEEAIALLDLLPRVSFWKVGLELFVSAGPSILEILKEREKRIFLDLKFHDIPNTVAGACRSATKYGVDLLTLHATAGRKALSQAVEAISTGDKPPKLLAISLLTSINSRELAFDLKIPLELPEYALQMALLAQETGIDGAVCSPQEVSQLRQVCGSDFLLVCPGVRPTWAEAGDQRRVMTPVSAIKAGADYLVIGRPITTASNPVEAWEKVCQELAEV